CTGATCCGACATGCATTGTCATTGCTTTCAACTAACGTTAGATGAAAAGgcattttagttttcttttcctCTAAATGAAATAGTAATGAGAATTTGGTAGTTCGCTGTATATGTTAATATGTTTGTCAGGTGGAAATTGTATTTGTAGCTGGTGATCTGTTGGGTCTTAAGGTTTCGTTGCAAATATTGGTCTTGGCTCAGTTACACCAGTAGATTTTGGTGTCTTTCTGATCACCTTGTTATTCACTGATAATATGATATAGAAAAAGAATGCCTAAAGAAGGAAGTTTATAAGAGAAATTTGTCGACAAAATTTTGTAAGGGGGTTGCACCCcctttattatttatgtttgaatttgTCACGCTTGATTTGTCGTCGAAagtgtgtttttattttatgcGAGTCTTTTGCTGATGAATGAGTGTGGTGAAAATGAGGGCAGGGCTCGATCATTAGAGATGAACACTAAGAAGCACAGTGCCAAAAATCCAAGGGAAATAAATTAGCAATGAATGTTGTTCATTTGGGAGAATTCAATTGTTATCTTTAGAACGCATTCGAGCTGCGAGCAGATACTCTACATTAAAAGCACCAATCCAAGTTTTGATTGTTAAGGTAGAAAGTAGAGATTAATACAAAACTGAATTGACTAATCATACGTACAGTTTCACTTCAACTTAATTGAGGAAAATTATAGACTATAGATGCTGTAAAAGAATAATAATGGTATTACAAGAGCAGATTCCTTTGTCGAAAAAATTGCCAATTACTAATTCACTATCTAAATGATTGATATCCAAAAACAACTGCATCAAAGGTTTAATGGCTCTGCCTCGGTGTCCCTTTCCTTCATTCCTACCCAATCTTCTGTCTCTGTTAAACACAAAAATAATTCCAACCATAAGCACCAAGTAATAAGGTGTTGGGAGATGGACCTAAAGAAAATTGCCAACTGGAATAGCAAGATAAAGAAGCGGAAATTGGACTTACTAGGCTTGTCTGAAATTGCCATGAGGCGCCTCTGCAAGAAACATGCGACAAATAGGAAAATGGAGCACATCCCGAACATAACAGTCATGGGGAATGCATCAACCTTCaaagacaaacaaaacaatCGTTAATAACATGCTATCTGCATCTACGGGGTCAATGCAATTTGAAGGTAAGGAACTGTATTGTGAGTATAGCTAGAAACATACATTGTACAGCACAATGCAGACAAAAATATTAAGTGGAATACGGAAGAAGTTCATGATGGTGCTCCTGGCCTCCTCAGGTATGTATTGGGACCTCATCTTCATAATTGATGGCCAGAATAGTCCAACACAAGCCTCAAAGACACAGAATCCAAGAAGCTGGATACAGCCTGCAAACGAGATGCTCCCTCCTTTTGTGCCGGCAGGTGTTACCAAGAACTGTTTTGAAACTAGCAAAGTTAGAGAACAGCAAAcgatcataaaatatttaagaaaACAATCCCCTGAAACCGTGTAACATGACATACGCTGGTCACAATGGGAAGTAGGAGAGAGGTAGCTGAAATGGCAAAGACAATCTGCATATAGCTCTCTACTCTAGGTGATTGGCGAGCCATCAACCGAGATGCAAGGGAACTTCCAAGCATTGAAGACAACATGAATGTTGAGAAGATAAAACCATGTGGAATGTCTTCATCATTTGGGCTCAAAGCAGGAGTCCAGAGGAACACAAACGTATACATTGATCCTTCAAACAGAGACTGTATCGCACCCAGTAACGCAATTTTCTCATCTGAACCACACAAAAAGTAATACTAAATGAGGGGAAAGGCATAACTTAAAGACCAAAGGAAGACAAAATAAACCAAAAGACTAAGACTTCAAGATAAGGAAAAAATAGTACATAATGTTGAATAAATGACAACAAGAAATGGCTAATCTTGGCCCATTAGAAATTTACAGTTCCTCATATACATGTTCATATATATAGATCTCCAGTAATGGAATAGAGAATAATGCTCAGTCACATTACTTTTCATTTTGGGTGGGAGTTTTGTATATGTTAATCATATTGTACCTTCTCAGTGTAAAATTATAAACATTAATATATGTGTATGTGTATtgtacaaaaacaaaagaaaaagcacTATAGTATAAAAGATACCAACATCAAGACATGGTAACTGTTGCCACATTCTGCATCATCCTAAGCAAATATTAAGAACACAGAACTATCATGGAAAAATGGTTCATTTTGGCTCACTAATGAGACAGAACCATGAAATGAATCCAGCCACAAAGCATGTGTCATGTAGACAATCACCACAGCCTACCATTGCACATATACAGTTTATTATCTAAAAGTAGTACTGTATTTAGGATATAGTTAATACTTTACCAGAAGCAATAGCCACAGCAGCACCGCGGAATTGGGTAAACAAGTCT
This portion of the Rosa chinensis cultivar Old Blush chromosome 1, RchiOBHm-V2, whole genome shotgun sequence genome encodes:
- the LOC112184037 gene encoding molybdate-anion transporter, with protein sequence MEAFYYLVFGVLAVVVAGAELSKSNKDRINTSSAFNSFKNNYLVIYSLMMAGDWLQGPYVYYLYTTYGFGKGEIGQLFIAGFGSSMLFGTIVGSLADKQGRKRACITYCITYILSCITKHSPHYNVLMLGRILGGIATSLLFSAFESWLVAEHNKRGFEPQWLSVTFSKAIFLGNGVVAILAGLLGNTLVDTLALGPVAPFDAASCFLTIGMFIILFTWSENYGDPSESKDLFTQFRGAAVAIASDEKIALLGAIQSLFEGSMYTFVFLWTPALSPNDEDIPHGFIFSTFMLSSMLGSSLASRLMARQSPRVESYMQIVFAISATSLLLPIVTSFLVTPAGTKGGSISFAGCIQLLGFCVFEACVGLFWPSIMKMRSQYIPEEARSTIMNFFRIPLNIFVCIVLYNVDAFPMTVMFGMCSIFLFVACFLQRRLMAISDKPKTEDWVGMKERDTEAEPLNL